The sequence CCGGCACCCCGGGCGCACGTATGTCGAGCACGACGACGGCGCTGCTGTCCATGAGCAGCGCGGCCATATAGCGGAGGTCAGAGCGGTTCCACGCCAGCCTTAGTAGCGGCGTGTCGGGGCGGGGGCTCTCGTAGACGATGGTGGAGTGCTCCTTGTCCCGAAGGTCGAAGACGCGGACGGAGCCGTCGGCCGATACGGAGGCGAAGACCCCGGCCTCCCCCCAGGCGATGTcgtgcacggccttgtcgtgcgcGATGAGCTGCGTCTCCACGACCCCGCGATCGATGTCCCAGACGGTGCAGGTGGTGTCGATGGAGGCGGTCCCGATACGGCGGGGCTCGACCTCGTTCCAATCGAAGGAGGTGAGGGGTGCGCAGAACTCGGAGGAGGCCTTGCGGTTGTCGAGAACGGAGCGGAGCTCGGGCGCgggggcggtgtcggagaggtcGTCGAGCGGGGTGTGCCAGATGCGGAGCGTGTCGGCGGAGGAGGCGAGGAgggacggcgcggcggcgcgggggttGAACTGGAGCTTGGTGGGTGGGTAAGGGTGGTCGAAGGAGAGCGCCGGGAGGGCGCGGAAGGAGGCGGCGGAGGGGCGGACGGGGTCGAAGGAGAGCAGGGAGACGCGGTTGTGGAGGTCCTCGAGGAAGCTGCCGGAGGCGAGGACGGGCGCGACGGGGGAGAAGGCGAGCGCGTAGATCGAGTGCGGGAGCTCGCAGGTGAAGGCGTGCGGGTTCGGCGTCTCCGGCCCCGACGACGAGGCGACCGAGGACGGCGGCTTGGGTGGGTCCATTGAGTGGAGAATTCGGGTCGATAGATGTGGGGGCGAAGCTGCGCGGGGGCCGATCCTGCTGGGACTTGAGAGGTGATAAAAGGAGCGACGCGCGCGTGCGAGCGGTAGGTAAACGGCGGCCGGGCACGGGGGTTGAACGATGCGGGCGGCGGCTCGCCGGGCTGAGGACTGAGGTTGTGCCGTTGTGGTAGAAGTGGAACTGGAACGTGGGATGACGTGGGTAGAGTTTACCAAAAACCAGTAGTCAACGAAAACGGTTTACCTCTAGGAAACCGACGGTTTTTGCTAAAACTGAACGatttaaattttaaattaaaAAACTTTCGAAAATCTGTAAATCAACAAATCAGTAAATAGTTAAAACCCGGTTTTCGTCAGTTTCTAAATTTTTCGACCGGTTTATATTCTTCAAATTAAACAAAAAAATGCTGATTAATTTTTTACCGGTTTTTCGTTGTTTTTACAAAAATGCTGATtaattttaaaaaaataaaattaaATATAAGATGTACCAGGAGAACACGTGGTTatatcatattttttatttttttataaaaaaaataaaaaaatacgtTTTGGACGAATTTTTAAAAGTCGACTCGAAAACGTTACCGATAATGGGAATCTCGACCGGTTTTTGTAATCCTTCCCGGCGACGAGTCAGCCGTCGTCTGGTCAAAGTTTGTTGCCCATGTCACCGGATCCCTGGTCAGGTCATTTCGTGGACTGGGAATCTTTGGTTCGTTTCTAGCGCCGGGGACATGAGTTCGTCGACGTCGACTCCATGGTTCATTTCTAGCGCCGGGGACATGCGCATCTCATCCTGGCAGGATGCGCATGCTCAGATAACTTTGATGAAGAGCACGTAATCGACGAATAACAACAACACATCCTTCACGATATTCGATAAGGCTTGGGCAACAAACAGGCATAAGAAGCATACAACATTAAGCGAAACAAACCACATGatgagcataaattaacatcagagCCACTTAAATAGAGCACGTTTCTCTATTACTAAAGCAGATAGGTGTACAAGAAACCTGAGTCTATAGGCAGACTTTTTTTTTGAATAACCAAGCATCAAATGTCATTGTATTCCGACAAGTCAAAAAACTCATGGCGACATTACTCTCACGAGCGATCTTCGAAACCATCTCCTTATTCATGTGATCTTAGCGCTGGGAAGTGAACAATGCGCGGCTGACAATACCAGTGGCCTCAATGTAGCGGTCAACACAACGTGATATGCAGCTGCTCTCGCTTCCACTCAAGCTTGATCCTGGCTTGGTCACGCACTTTTCAAAGCACTTGTTCCCGACGGTCTGCAAGACAGATCAACACCACCTGTGAGCTTAAGAAATTTCACCATATGAAATGGCAGGAATTTCCTAGATTCATCCTTTTGCGCTTTCGTGTGTAATCTTTGTTTatttaagtttgtagaggcaatcAGCATCATCCTATTTGTTTTTTAATAAAAACTTGGCAACATGTGGAAAAAAGACTGGCAATTTCCTAGATACATCGTGTTGTCCCCTCAGGGCTGTGAATCTTCCAAGGCAACTAAATAGTTTTTAAATTCGCTCATGTGACCCCCAAAGAAGAACTAGTCAATTGTTCGGGCTCAACACATTGCACGTGACCCAAGGCGAAAAATTAATACTGGTGGCACAGAAACAAGGAAGAAACTTCCAATATAATTGGCTAATTGCATGTATACTGCTTGTTATGTCATCGTTTCAGGCTGAAAGCACCGCCTCAACAAAAAAATACATTTTCCTCAAAAAAAAATACATTCACTCCATTATTAAACACAGCTGAAGAAGAATCAACCATGGCCAAAAGGTAAACCAAGCTGATATCAAAAGGATAAAGGCACACAGAATGATAAATGCCTC is a genomic window of Zea mays cultivar B73 chromosome 5, Zm-B73-REFERENCE-NAM-5.0, whole genome shotgun sequence containing:
- the LOC103627556 gene encoding protein TRANSPARENT TESTA GLABRA 1, producing MDPPKPPSSVASSSGPETPNPHAFTCELPHSIYALAFSPVAPVLASGSFLEDLHNRVSLLSFDPVRPSAASFRALPALSFDHPYPPTKLQFNPRAAAPSLLASSADTLRIWHTPLDDLSDTAPAPELRSVLDNRKASSEFCAPLTSFDWNEVEPRRIGTASIDTTCTVWDIDRGVVETQLIAHDKAVHDIAWGEAGVFASVSADGSVRVFDLRDKEHSTIVYESPRPDTPLLRLAWNRSDLRYMAALLMDSSAVVVLDIRAPGVPVAELHRHRACANAVAWAPQATRHLCSAGDDGQALIWELPETAAAVPAEGIDPVLVYDAGAEINQLQWAAAHPDWMAIAFENKVQLLRV
- the LOC100285351 gene encoding pale aleurone color 1, which encodes MDSFSSSPSSSGPGANPDVVMEQIKTQLAQAYAQEFLETVGNKCFEKCVTKPGSSLSGSESSCISRCVDRYIEATGIVSRALFTSQR